The proteins below are encoded in one region of Arenibacter algicola:
- a CDS encoding SusC/RagA family TonB-linked outer membrane protein, with translation MTNLLFFKIEYFKKLGFPILLFLCCAEINAQTTVSGKVSDADGPIPGVNVVLKGTNNGTAADFDGLYEIRNVPANGVLVFSVIGYETKEIAINNQTQINTTLEFDVSSLDEVVVIGYGQMKRTDLTGSVVSVSSEAITQSVATSVDQVLQGRAAGVQIQQNSGAPGGSSSIRIRGISSLTGSNEPIFVIDGVIIDGSTGSSNSNPLQSINPSDIVSLDVLKDASATAIYGSRAANGVIIITTKRGKAGELSMTYDTYMGWQEIPGKISLMDLQQYAVHHNTRADLGIVERNNAYIRPDLLGPGTDWQEELFTRAMMQSHNLSASGGTEKTTYAMGIGYLDQDGIAIGSAFERFNLRGVIDSQVKDFLKVGVNLALSNSKLKTTVSEQALIPTALRQTPNVAVRNADGSFDGPDTDQFVQNNPIGLAAIKDNRNENVGLRANTYAELTLAKGLSVKTQYSLDYGFSNGYRFDPSYAFGALINDVRESNRSKSFSKYWNWSNLLNYNNEFGQHNVNMILGQEMQESKWDNLTGYRSGFITNGSTDLNAGDATTARNSNASNKSSISSYFGRMFYSFDDKYLLTGTLRRDGSSKFGKNNRWGWFPSAAFAWKISNENFLKENDVINNLKLRLGWGAVGNQNAPNYAYTPIYSASPTTFGPGLLAANTANPDIKWETTSSSNAGLDLNLFNNRIEFIVDVYYKETKDLLLEKPLPRYVGVAGIGSTTPPQVNIGSLENKGIELTLNTVNADTKDFSWRSNFVFSMNRNKVLSLVNESSILSKTLQQGSDISIVTRTAVGEPIGQFYGYKVIGRFEDATDFYYKNEAGEIVPTALPTEVNTIGENAMWIGDYMFDDKDKNGVIDENDLQYIGNPAPDFTFGVGNSFTYQGLELNILLTGSYGNDVVNYQRRFLENPRGNTNLFETALGYAQLGLINPNGPNDYRNVQIVGGDKYMPRIAGSSAASESNFRFSDRFVEDGSYVRIKNISFGYNLPQDWIAKFGLQNAKVYTNMQNVLTFTKYSGYDPEVGSINQDALLTGIDNGRYPSPSIITVGLNVKF, from the coding sequence ATGACAAACCTATTATTTTTTAAAATCGAATACTTTAAAAAGCTTGGATTTCCAATCCTATTGTTTCTCTGTTGTGCAGAGATTAACGCTCAAACTACGGTTTCTGGAAAGGTATCTGATGCAGATGGACCAATTCCTGGTGTCAATGTTGTTTTGAAAGGAACCAACAATGGTACGGCAGCGGATTTTGATGGTCTTTATGAAATTCGGAATGTTCCGGCAAATGGCGTATTGGTATTTAGTGTTATAGGGTACGAAACCAAAGAAATCGCGATTAATAATCAAACCCAAATTAATACAACTTTAGAGTTTGATGTTTCTTCCTTGGATGAGGTTGTCGTAATTGGTTATGGACAAATGAAACGTACGGATTTAACAGGATCTGTGGTTTCTGTATCTAGTGAAGCAATAACTCAATCTGTGGCAACATCTGTAGATCAAGTTTTGCAAGGACGTGCAGCAGGTGTGCAAATTCAACAGAATAGTGGTGCACCTGGAGGTAGTTCTTCAATTCGTATACGTGGAATTAGCTCGCTAACCGGGTCTAATGAGCCTATTTTTGTAATTGATGGTGTAATTATTGATGGTTCTACCGGATCAAGTAATAGCAATCCTTTACAATCCATAAATCCTTCAGATATTGTTTCCTTGGATGTATTGAAAGATGCATCTGCAACAGCCATTTATGGATCGAGAGCAGCAAACGGGGTTATAATTATAACCACCAAACGAGGTAAGGCAGGGGAGTTATCCATGACTTATGATACTTATATGGGTTGGCAAGAAATACCAGGAAAGATAAGCTTAATGGATCTACAACAATATGCTGTACATCATAATACACGCGCTGATTTGGGTATTGTTGAGCGTAATAATGCTTATATCCGTCCAGATTTATTAGGACCAGGTACAGATTGGCAGGAGGAATTATTTACCCGAGCCATGATGCAGAGTCATAACTTATCTGCTTCCGGGGGAACGGAAAAAACTACCTATGCCATGGGTATTGGTTACCTAGATCAAGATGGCATAGCAATTGGTTCAGCGTTCGAGCGTTTTAATCTAAGGGGAGTAATAGATTCCCAAGTTAAAGATTTTCTTAAAGTTGGCGTAAACCTGGCATTGAGCAATTCAAAATTAAAAACTACGGTTTCCGAACAAGCGCTGATTCCGACTGCACTTAGACAAACCCCAAATGTTGCCGTACGTAATGCAGATGGGTCCTTTGACGGGCCGGATACAGATCAGTTTGTTCAGAACAATCCAATTGGCCTTGCAGCCATTAAGGATAATAGGAATGAAAATGTTGGATTAAGAGCCAATACTTATGCCGAATTAACATTGGCGAAGGGACTTAGTGTTAAAACACAGTATTCGTTGGACTATGGTTTTTCCAACGGGTATAGATTTGATCCTTCATACGCCTTCGGTGCTCTTATAAATGATGTTAGGGAGAGTAATAGGTCAAAATCCTTTAGTAAATATTGGAATTGGTCCAATCTATTGAACTATAACAATGAATTTGGACAGCATAACGTAAACATGATTCTTGGTCAAGAAATGCAGGAATCCAAGTGGGATAACTTAACAGGATATCGATCTGGCTTTATAACTAATGGTTCTACCGATTTAAATGCAGGAGACGCTACAACTGCTAGGAACTCCAATGCCAGTAATAAAAGTAGTATTAGTTCTTATTTCGGTAGAATGTTCTATTCATTTGACGACAAATACCTCTTAACAGGCACATTGAGAAGGGATGGATCTTCCAAATTTGGTAAAAATAATCGTTGGGGCTGGTTTCCTTCAGCTGCCTTTGCCTGGAAAATATCCAATGAAAATTTCCTAAAGGAAAATGATGTGATCAATAATTTAAAACTGCGTTTAGGTTGGGGAGCTGTTGGTAATCAAAATGCACCTAACTACGCTTATACCCCTATTTACTCAGCTTCACCAACTACTTTCGGACCTGGTTTGCTAGCTGCAAATACAGCAAACCCGGATATAAAATGGGAAACTACTTCGTCCAGTAATGCTGGTTTGGACCTTAATCTTTTTAATAACCGTATAGAGTTTATAGTGGATGTTTATTATAAAGAAACAAAAGATTTACTACTGGAAAAACCCCTGCCAAGATATGTTGGTGTTGCAGGTATAGGATCAACAACACCACCACAAGTAAATATTGGATCCCTTGAAAATAAGGGAATCGAATTAACACTAAATACTGTGAATGCAGATACAAAGGATTTTTCTTGGCGTTCCAATTTTGTTTTTTCTATGAACAGAAATAAGGTGTTATCATTGGTTAATGAATCGTCCATACTAAGTAAAACGCTTCAACAAGGTTCAGATATTTCCATAGTAACACGTACCGCCGTCGGGGAACCCATTGGACAGTTCTACGGGTATAAGGTTATAGGTCGATTTGAGGATGCTACAGATTTCTATTATAAAAACGAGGCAGGTGAAATAGTTCCAACAGCATTACCAACCGAGGTAAACACTATTGGTGAAAATGCCATGTGGATAGGTGACTATATGTTCGACGATAAGGATAAAAATGGAGTGATAGATGAGAATGATCTACAATACATTGGTAATCCTGCTCCAGATTTCACTTTTGGTGTAGGGAACTCCTTTACGTATCAAGGGTTGGAGCTAAATATATTGTTAACGGGCTCGTACGGGAATGATGTAGTAAATTATCAGAGGCGTTTCTTGGAAAACCCTCGTGGTAATACAAATTTATTTGAAACTGCCTTGGGTTATGCCCAATTGGGTCTAATTAACCCTAACGGACCCAACGACTATCGTAATGTTCAAATTGTGGGAGGCGATAAATACATGCCTAGAATTGCCGGTTCTTCGGCAGCTTCGGAATCCAACTTCCGCTTTAGCGATAGGTTTGTAGAAGATGGCTCCTATGTAAGAATTAAGAATATTTCTTTTGGCTATAACCTACCACAGGACTGGATTGCCAAGTTCGGATTACAAAATGCCAAAGTATATACCAACATGCAGAATGTATTGACATTTACCAAGTATTCTGGCTATGATCCGGAAGTAGGATCTATCAATCAAGATGCTCTTTTAACAGGTATCGATAATGGCCGTTATCCGTCACCTAGTATAATAACAGTTGGATTAAATGTTAAATTCTAA
- a CDS encoding RagB/SusD family nutrient uptake outer membrane protein: protein MKTKKIIYTGLIMTFVLICTSCSNLLEVEPEDLVTQDNFYNSEDDFRAATAPLYNKVWFDFNSKFYYGLGDGRSYNLYAPFSDYIYPFSDLNETGLTGPLVEAWSSFYNVIQQSNNVINGITASTVDESAKQAYIAEARFMRGTAYWYLASLWGDAIISTDPAELVSNPIVNKNPIEDVYQFAIRDMEYAAKYLPEQSGQAGRLTRYSAFGMLSRVYLSYAGLSDNPNSGTRNQEYLDLARKAADKVLTEGPYVLMDDYADLFRIENNNNSESLFALQWVPNGDYGVNNMHQAFFALGSDITGDDAAWGYWTRASYDVLKEYETNDQRREATWMGNEDFYPNINVANGGYTVDHPNDFLTVKKGVVGSNKDNASITRMNSALNTYMIRLAEVHLNYAEAVLGNNTSTADANALIYVNQLRTRAGLEEKTSLTYDDIIHERRVELCMEGQFWFDLVRRSYYQEQEVINYIIAQDRGTITPFNYDSETNTVTVDETVDPSTRSIGVIDRSIFFLPYPESEVVQNPLLKDAPVPYEFTEERITDLF, encoded by the coding sequence ATGAAAACTAAAAAAATAATTTATACTGGTCTTATAATGACGTTTGTCCTTATTTGTACGAGTTGTAGCAATCTTTTAGAGGTAGAACCGGAAGATTTGGTTACTCAAGATAATTTCTATAATTCAGAAGACGATTTTAGAGCGGCAACCGCACCCCTTTATAATAAGGTGTGGTTCGATTTTAATTCTAAATTCTATTATGGACTTGGAGATGGCCGTTCTTACAACTTGTATGCACCATTCTCCGATTACATTTACCCATTCAGTGATTTAAATGAGACAGGACTGACAGGGCCGTTGGTTGAAGCTTGGTCATCATTCTACAATGTTATTCAACAATCCAATAACGTTATAAATGGGATAACGGCCAGTACGGTTGATGAAAGTGCAAAACAGGCCTATATAGCTGAAGCACGTTTTATGAGAGGAACAGCTTATTGGTATTTGGCTTCGTTGTGGGGCGATGCAATTATTTCTACCGATCCTGCAGAATTGGTCAGCAATCCTATAGTCAATAAAAATCCAATCGAAGACGTGTATCAATTTGCAATACGCGATATGGAATATGCTGCAAAATACCTTCCTGAACAATCCGGTCAGGCAGGTAGGTTAACCCGTTATAGTGCATTTGGTATGTTATCGCGAGTTTATCTTTCCTATGCCGGTTTAAGTGATAATCCAAACAGTGGCACCCGAAATCAGGAATATCTGGATTTGGCCAGAAAAGCTGCAGATAAGGTTCTTACGGAAGGCCCATACGTTTTAATGGACGATTATGCCGATTTATTCAGGATAGAAAATAATAATAATAGTGAATCATTGTTTGCATTACAATGGGTTCCCAATGGAGATTATGGTGTTAATAATATGCACCAAGCTTTTTTTGCTTTAGGTTCGGATATTACTGGGGATGATGCTGCATGGGGATATTGGACAAGAGCATCTTATGATGTGTTAAAGGAATATGAGACTAATGATCAACGTCGCGAGGCCACTTGGATGGGCAATGAGGATTTCTACCCCAACATTAATGTAGCAAATGGTGGTTACACTGTAGATCACCCCAATGATTTTCTTACAGTTAAAAAAGGTGTGGTAGGTTCAAATAAAGATAACGCCAGTATAACTCGTATGAATTCTGCCTTGAATACTTATATGATTCGTTTGGCAGAGGTGCATTTAAATTATGCCGAAGCGGTTTTAGGCAATAACACAAGTACCGCAGATGCCAATGCCTTAATTTATGTAAATCAACTTCGTACCCGAGCTGGTCTTGAAGAAAAAACGTCTCTAACGTATGATGATATCATCCATGAACGAAGGGTGGAATTATGTATGGAAGGGCAATTTTGGTTTGATCTCGTAAGGCGCTCCTATTACCAGGAACAAGAGGTTATCAATTACATTATTGCTCAAGATAGGGGAACCATTACACCTTTTAACTATGATTCCGAAACGAATACCGTAACAGTTGATGAAACTGTTGATCCCAGTACACGGTCTATAGGAGTGATTGATAGGTCTATATTCTTTCTACCTTATCCAGAATCAGAGGTTGTGCAAAATCCTTTACTAAAGGATGCTCCTGTACCATATGAATTTA
- a CDS encoding site-specific integrase, with amino-acid sequence MYLKQLNYRFILDLEHYLRRCTDKKKQLCLNNNGVMKHLERFKKMVNLAVKLEWVNKNPFDRFQLKFNKFDRVFLTQRELRLIEETEFKQDRLQHVKDCFVFSCYTGLSYVDVKELTRDKITKGIDDRNWIYTKREKTDELVKIPILPQAWDILEKYRDYPTHNGLLPICSNQKVNTYLKKIAGACGVHKNITFHVARHTFATTVMLSNGVPIETVSKLLGHTKLSTTQIYARVVESKISEDIGNLLMRFKERESQIAVEKKDKNGEREIRTIDPKSYHNLTAHLVYFSYPIIFNQLAFGPIAVKLQLVL; translated from the coding sequence ATCTATCTAAAGCAGCTCAACTATCGTTTTATACTGGACCTGGAACATTATTTAAGGAGGTGCACGGACAAAAAGAAACAGCTGTGCCTCAACAATAATGGAGTTATGAAACATTTGGAACGTTTCAAGAAAATGGTGAACCTTGCCGTGAAACTGGAATGGGTAAACAAAAACCCTTTTGATAGGTTCCAATTGAAGTTCAACAAATTCGATCGCGTGTTCCTGACCCAAAGGGAATTAAGACTGATAGAGGAAACGGAATTCAAACAGGATAGATTACAACATGTAAAAGACTGTTTTGTATTTTCCTGTTATACCGGACTTTCCTATGTGGATGTAAAAGAGCTTACAAGGGATAAGATCACTAAGGGTATAGATGATAGGAATTGGATCTATACCAAACGGGAAAAAACGGACGAGCTGGTCAAAATCCCTATACTTCCCCAAGCATGGGATATTTTGGAAAAGTACAGGGATTACCCTACCCACAATGGATTACTTCCCATATGCTCCAACCAGAAGGTGAATACGTATCTCAAGAAAATAGCGGGAGCATGCGGGGTCCATAAGAACATTACTTTCCATGTGGCCAGGCATACCTTTGCCACTACGGTCATGTTATCCAATGGGGTACCCATTGAAACGGTCTCAAAACTTTTGGGCCATACCAAATTATCGACCACCCAGATATATGCTAGGGTAGTGGAGTCCAAGATAAGTGAGGATATCGGCAATCTATTGATGAGGTTTAAGGAAAGGGAGAGCCAAATTGCGGTTGAAAAGAAAGATAAAAATGGGGAACGGGAAATAAGGACTATCGACCCCAAATCTTACCATAACTTAACTGCGCATTTGGTCTACTTTTCATATCCAATCATCTTCAACCAACTAGCTTTCGGTCCAATTGCCGTAAAATTACAGCTTGTGTTATAA